The following is a genomic window from Chryseobacterium ginsenosidimutans.
ATTATAAAGGAAATAATGTCGTTTCAATGCCTTTACCTTCAAGTGGCGGAATTTTGCTGGCTCAAATGCTAAAAATGGCAGGTTATGAAAACCTGGAAAAATATCAACAGAATTCAATAAAAGCAGTTCAGATTATGATAGAAGCAGAGCGAAGAGCTTTTGCCGACAGAGCAGAATATATGGGAGATCCTGATTTTATTAATGATAAAACCTCTTACTTAATTTCTGACGAATACTTAAAAAATAGATGGAAAAGTTTCAGTTTTTCTAAAGCTACTCCAAGTTCAGAAGTCGGAAAAATCATCAAACAACCTAAAGAATCTACGGAAACGACACACATTTCTGTTATTGATAAGGATGGAAATGCAGCTGCTGTTACGACTACTTTAAATGGTCTGTATGGCAGTAAAGTAGTAGTTTCGGGAGCAGGATTTTTCTTAAATAATGAAATGGATGATTTTTCTATAAAACCAGGTGTTCCGAATATGTTCGGAGCAATTGGCGGAGAAGCAAACTCTATTCAGCCTAATAAAAGGATGCTTTCTTCAATGACACCCACCATTGTTTTGAAAAACGGAAAGCCTTACATGGTGGTAGGAACTCCCGGAGGAACTACAATTCCGACTTCTGTATATCAGTCGATTGTTGATATTATCGATTTTAAACTGAATACAAATATCACTGTAAACTCACCTAAATTCCATCATCAATGGCTTCCTGAAAGTGTAGCTTTTGAAAAAGATTTTCCTGAAACCACTATTCAAAGTTTAGAAAAGCTAGGTTATAAAACTGAAAAATGGAACCAAATCGGTAGAACAGAAATGATTTTGATTGATGATAACGGAAATATTCATGCAGTTGCAGATGGTCGTGGTGATGATTCTGTTGCGGTGGAGTAATAAATGACAATTAATGCTTCGAGAGTTTAAGTATGATATTTCTACTAACTTTTAGCTAGTGATATTGCAGCGTTATCATGTCTATTAGTCAAAACATCTTATAATAAATTTTTAGTTTCGGCGGGGCTTTCAGCCCGCCGAAACTTCTCATGACTTTTGTCATCTTTTTAAAGCAAATTTTACTAATTTCCGTATTCTAAATAATGTATTCTCTTGAAAGCTAAAAAATTTTATCAGCAACTTTATTTTCAGGTTATTATTGCAATTATTGCAGGAATTCTTTTAGGGAAATTTTATCCTGAATTGGGTGAAAAAATGAAACCTTTAGGTGACGGATTCATCAGATTGGTGAAAATGATAATTGCTCCGGTGATTTTCATAACGCTCACCTTAGGAATTGCTCATATGACAGATCTTAAAAAAGTAGGAAGAATTGCCATTAAAGCGATGGTTTATTTCATTACTTTTTCAACATTAGCTTTAATTATCGGTTTAATTGTCGGAAATATTCTACAACCGGGACACGGACTAAATATTGATTCTGCAACACTTTCCGGAGACGTTTCACAATATCAGCAAAAAGCTCATGAAACAACATTGACAGGCTTTATGATGAACATTATTCCTGAAACTTTGTTTAGTCCGTTGGTTGGAGAGAACATTTTGCAGGTACTTTTAGTTGCTGTATTAATGGGAGTTGCCTTGGTTCTGACGAAGGAAAAAAGTCAAAAAGTAACCGATTTTTTACAGGATCTTTCAACTCCGGTTTTCAAAATTGTTCACATGCTGATGAAATTAGCTCCGATCGGTGCTTTTGGAGCAATGGCTTTTACTATAGGAAAATATGGGCTTCATTCTGTTGTTAATCTGATTTTCTTAGTCGGAACCTTTTATATCACTTCTGCCCTGTTTGTGGTTTTGGTTTTAGGTGCAGTTGCCTGGTATAACGGATTTAACATTTTTAAATTAATGTACTATCTGAAAGAAGAGCTTCTTTTGGTTTTAGGAACGAGTTCGTCAGAATCTGCACTTCCCGGTATTATGGAAAAGCTTGAAAAAGCAGG
Proteins encoded in this region:
- a CDS encoding dicarboxylate/amino acid:cation symporter, whose translation is MKAKKFYQQLYFQVIIAIIAGILLGKFYPELGEKMKPLGDGFIRLVKMIIAPVIFITLTLGIAHMTDLKKVGRIAIKAMVYFITFSTLALIIGLIVGNILQPGHGLNIDSATLSGDVSQYQQKAHETTLTGFMMNIIPETLFSPLVGENILQVLLVAVLMGVALVLTKEKSQKVTDFLQDLSTPVFKIVHMLMKLAPIGAFGAMAFTIGKYGLHSVVNLIFLVGTFYITSALFVVLVLGAVAWYNGFNIFKLMYYLKEELLLVLGTSSSESALPGIMEKLEKAGCSKAIVGLVVPTGYSFNLDGTNIYMTLASLFIAQALNIHLPIEKQLMLLLVAMLSSKGAAGVTGAGFVTLAATLAVVPEIPIAGMTLILGIDKFMSECRALTNVIGNSVATVVVANWEKQLDKNQLQYCLNHPNELEKKLEV
- the ggt gene encoding gamma-glutamyltransferase, which gives rise to MKKIIIPIILFSHSVSAQYTDFNIVKEVKVKNKGVIVSAHPLASEAGAKILKIGGNAYDAVVATQYALAVVYPQAGNIGGGGFLVGVKNNGEKFTLDYRETAPQKATHDMYIEKNGKANTDLSQNGRLAIGVPGSIAGFFATLKYCKLPMDQLIQPAIDLAEKGFAITEQEADLLNASKEYFQKHNQSSSVFVKNTPWKAGDILVQKELAETLKLIQKQGLKGFYEGKTAELLVSEMKKGNGIITLEDLKNYKVAERKALEFNYKGNNVVSMPLPSSGGILLAQMLKMAGYENLEKYQQNSIKAVQIMIEAERRAFADRAEYMGDPDFINDKTSYLISDEYLKNRWKSFSFSKATPSSEVGKIIKQPKESTETTHISVIDKDGNAAAVTTTLNGLYGSKVVVSGAGFFLNNEMDDFSIKPGVPNMFGAIGGEANSIQPNKRMLSSMTPTIVLKNGKPYMVVGTPGGTTIPTSVYQSIVDIIDFKLNTNITVNSPKFHHQWLPESVAFEKDFPETTIQSLEKLGYKTEKWNQIGRTEMILIDDNGNIHAVADGRGDDSVAVE